TGCCAAGCAGGCCGCTAGTGGTGCTGCGGCTCCCGCCAATGGTGAGGTGTCTGCTGTTGATATAGAAGATGAAGAAGATACAAAAAAGAACAAGGCTGCAAAAAAAGGTGGCAAAAAACGTGGTATTGATAGCTTGGATGAGTTTGAAGGTTTTGGGCGTGTAGCTTCTGTAACTCAGCTGAGTCGTTTGGCTGGTAGTGACGCCATTACACGTATTTTTCAACCCTCTAAAGGCGGCGCTAAAAAGAAAAAAATCATTAGCAAAAAAGGACTTAAAAAAACCTCCATTACACAAATTAAAGCTTCTAAGCGTATTGTAGAAGTTGATCAGGCTATTACTGTTGCTAATCTTGCTCAGCAAATGAACGTGAAGGCTGGTGAGCTTATTAAAAAATTGATGGGCATGGGTAGTATGGCTACTCAAAATCAGGCTATCGATATTGAAACAGCAACCTTGCTCGCGCAAGAGTTTGGATACGAAGTGCGCGATGTGGCCTTTAACGAAGAAAAAGTATTGCAAGAATTAAGTATTGAAAGTGAAGAGGGCATGGAACACCGTCCTCCTGTTGTCACCATCATGGGACACGTGGATCATGGTAAAACATCTCTTTTAGATGCTATTCGTTCGGCCAATGTGGCCTCTGGCGAAGCGGGTGGTATTACTCAGCACATTGGCGCCTACACAATTACAATTCCTAAGGGAAAAATTACCTTTCTTGATACGCCTGGCCACGCAGCTTTTACCGCCATGCGTGCCCGTGGGGCCAGTGTTACCGATATTGTGGTGTTAGTTGTGGCTGCAGACGACGGTATTATGCCGCAGACGATTGAATCAATCGATCATGCGCGTGCTGCCGAAGTACCTATTGTGGTGGCTATTAATAAAATTGATAAACCTGAAGCTAATCTCGATCGCATCAAGCGTCAACTTTCCGAAAAAGGACTCTTGATTGAAGATTGGGGTGGTGATGTTTTAAGTTTTGAAGTGTCGGCCAAAACCAAAGTGGGTATTCAAGAATTACTGGATGGTATTTTGCTTCAATCGGAAGTTTTAGAATTAAGAGCCGATCCCTCGGTATTAGCCAAGGGCGTTGTGATTGAATCGGAGTTAGATAAGCAAAAAGGAGCTGTTGCTACTTTATTGGTACAGCAAGGTACGCTTAAGGTAGGAGATGTGTTAGTTGCTGGATTTCATCAAGGTAAAGTACGTGCCATGCTTAATTATCGTGGCGAAATGGTCACCGAAGCCAAGCCTTCGGATGCAGTTCAAATATTAGGTTTAGCAGGTGTTCCTCAGGCTTCCGATACTTTTAACGTATTTAAAGATGAGCAAACAGCTGCCGAAGTAGTTGCAAACCGCGTTGCCGCAAAACGTGCTCAAGATGCCGCTAACCAATCTAAAGTTACTTTGGAAGATTTCTTTGCAAAAGCTGCGGAAGGCGAAGTTAAAGAATTGCCAGTGGTGCTTAAAACAGACGTTTTTGGTTCACTCGAAGCTATTCGTGAAGCCTTAGTGAAACTGTCTACCGAAAAAGTAAAACTTAAAATTATTCACTCATCAGTGGGTGGTATAAATGAATCCGATGTTCTCTTAGCTTCCGCTTCTAACGCTATCATCATTGGTTTTAACGTTCGTCCCGAAACCAAAGCTATTGGTACTGCCAAAGGTGAAGGTGTGGATATTAAGGTTTATAAAATTATCTACGAAATGGTGGAAGATGTAAAACTTGCCATGAAGGGTTTGCTTGCTCCTACTCGCAAAGAAACCTATTTGGGCCGCGCCGAAGTTCGCGATACTTTTACGGTTTCCAAAATTGGTCTTATTGCCGGTTGTATGGTGATTGATGGCAAGGTAACCCGTACCGCCAACCTGCGTCTGTTGCGTGATAACGTCATCTTGTTTGAAGGTAAGATTGGCTCTTTAAAGCGCTTTAAGGACGATGCCAAAGAAGTAGCTCAAGGTATGGAATGCGGTGTTGGTCTTTCGGGTTATCAGGATATTAAACCTGGTGACGTACTTGAATTCTACAATCTCGAATTAATTGCCACCGAATTATAGGAACCGGCCATGGATGACGGACGTCGCATAAAACGTGTTTCGGCCGAGTATTTTGAAGAATTATCCAAAATGCTGATCACCGAAATTAACGAACCTAAATTAAAACACGCCCGTGTTACCGAAGTTTCCTTTACTAAAGATCTCCATTTAGCGCGCGTTTATTATGTAGTGGATGGGGAAAACCCTAATGTTGCTGAAGCAGATAAAGGATTTAAAAAATGCCGCGGTTTTTTAAAGCGTGAACTTTCACAGCGTATACCTCTTCGATATGCCCCCGATTTAGAATTTATCTTTGATGATAAGTACGAATCCAACTTAAGGCTGGAAAAAATCTTCAGCGATCTGGATAAAACTAAAGAAAAAGCAGAGTAGGTCTAATTATGCACGGTTTTTTCCTCATCGATAAACCAGCCGGAATTTCGTCTAACAAGGCGCTTAGCCAAATTAAAAGAAATCTTAAAATTAAAAAAATGGGCCACACGGGCACGCTCGATCCTTTTGCCCAAGGTTTACTGGTGGCTGCCTCGGGCGAGGCCACAAAGTTTATATATTATCTGGAGGCAGCTGATAAATGCTATGAAGCAAAGCTTCAATTAGGTGTTAAAACTGATACTTTAGATAGTTATGGACAAATACTTGAAAAACAAGATATTTCTAAAATAGATAAAGATAAAATTGAGTCTGTTTTTAATCAGTTTTTAGGCCCTCAACTACAAATACCACCGATGTTTTCGGCTAAAAAAGTGGATGGAGATAAACTGTATGACTTAGCCCGGAAGGGAATCGAAGTGGAGCGGAAGGCATGTTCCATTGAGATTAAAAAACTAGTGTTATTGGATCAGCAGTCCGATTCAATGAGCTTTGAAGTCGTCTGTTCCAAAGGAACCTATGTGCGGGTGTTGGGCGAAGATATTGCGGGGGCCTTAGGTAACTTGGGACACTTAAG
This is a stretch of genomic DNA from bacterium. It encodes these proteins:
- the infB gene encoding translation initiation factor IF-2, giving the protein MDDKIEVVEKRVKTNIIRRRAKATDAPAPVAEEIKVKPAETVKAAPPKTIVPSQPVAEQAPPTAKVGSSRTVVLDKNHPPQQKVVTVIKAPDVGQPSLAKQKELQELEAKKAKEAIVAENLRNAKQAASGAAAPANGEVSAVDIEDEEDTKKNKAAKKGGKKRGIDSLDEFEGFGRVASVTQLSRLAGSDAITRIFQPSKGGAKKKKIISKKGLKKTSITQIKASKRIVEVDQAITVANLAQQMNVKAGELIKKLMGMGSMATQNQAIDIETATLLAQEFGYEVRDVAFNEEKVLQELSIESEEGMEHRPPVVTIMGHVDHGKTSLLDAIRSANVASGEAGGITQHIGAYTITIPKGKITFLDTPGHAAFTAMRARGASVTDIVVLVVAADDGIMPQTIESIDHARAAEVPIVVAINKIDKPEANLDRIKRQLSEKGLLIEDWGGDVLSFEVSAKTKVGIQELLDGILLQSEVLELRADPSVLAKGVVIESELDKQKGAVATLLVQQGTLKVGDVLVAGFHQGKVRAMLNYRGEMVTEAKPSDAVQILGLAGVPQASDTFNVFKDEQTAAEVVANRVAAKRAQDAANQSKVTLEDFFAKAAEGEVKELPVVLKTDVFGSLEAIREALVKLSTEKVKLKIIHSSVGGINESDVLLASASNAIIIGFNVRPETKAIGTAKGEGVDIKVYKIIYEMVEDVKLAMKGLLAPTRKETYLGRAEVRDTFTVSKIGLIAGCMVIDGKVTRTANLRLLRDNVILFEGKIGSLKRFKDDAKEVAQGMECGVGLSGYQDIKPGDVLEFYNLELIATEL
- the rbfA gene encoding 30S ribosome-binding factor RbfA produces the protein MDDGRRIKRVSAEYFEELSKMLITEINEPKLKHARVTEVSFTKDLHLARVYYVVDGENPNVAEADKGFKKCRGFLKRELSQRIPLRYAPDLEFIFDDKYESNLRLEKIFSDLDKTKEKAE
- the truB gene encoding tRNA pseudouridine(55) synthase TruB is translated as MHGFFLIDKPAGISSNKALSQIKRNLKIKKMGHTGTLDPFAQGLLVAASGEATKFIYYLEAADKCYEAKLQLGVKTDTLDSYGQILEKQDISKIDKDKIESVFNQFLGPQLQIPPMFSAKKVDGDKLYDLARKGIEVERKACSIEIKKLVLLDQQSDSMSFEVVCSKGTYVRVLGEDIAGALGNLGHLSYLKRISSDGFNVKDALAPEKLSGMSIPLEKLHHYLKYPLFTLDETSITALKAGKFVAHSQAGGLYSVLNDKEEFCGLVKSEGALLKPERMAMV